In Dryobates pubescens isolate bDryPub1 chromosome 8, bDryPub1.pri, whole genome shotgun sequence, a genomic segment contains:
- the LOC104301340 gene encoding mitochondrial import inner membrane translocase subunit Tim23 — translation MEGGSNSKGTGLGGLFGAGGVGYSHADLAGVPLTGMSPLSPYLNLDPRYLVQDTDEFILPTGANKTRGRFELAFFTIGGCCMTGAAFGALNGLRLGLKETQNMAWSKPRNVQILNMVTRQGALWANTLGSLALLYSAFGVVIEKTRGAEDDLNTIAAGTLTGMLYKSTGGVRGIARGGIAGLTLTGLYALYNNWEHMKGSIARQSL, via the exons ATGGAGGGCGGCAGCAACTCCAAGGGCACCGGCCTCGGCGGCCTCTTTGGCGCCGGCGGGGTGGGGTACTCGCACGCCGACCTGGCCGGGGTGCCAC taactgGAATGAGTCCTTTGTCCCCGTATTTAAACTTGGACCCCAGGTATCTAGTACAG gatACAGATGAGTTTATCTTGCCCACAGGAGCCAACAAAACTCGAGGCAGATTTGAGCTGGCCTTTTTTACCATTGGAGGATGTTGTATGACAG GGGCAGCATTTGGTGCACTGAATGGTTTACGACTTGGCTTGAAGGAGACACAGAATATGGCATGGTCAAAACCTAGAAATGTACA GATTCTAAATATGGTAACAAGACAAGGAGCATTATGGGCTAACACTCTGGGATCTCTGG ctctACTTTACAGTGCATTTGGAGTCGTCATTGAAAAAACAAGAGGGGCAGAAGATGACCTGAACACCATAGCTGCTGGAACCTTGACAGGGATGCTATACAAAAGCACTG gTGGAGTGCGTGGGATAGCACGTGGCGGTATCGCAGGTCTGACACTGACCGGCCTCTACGCTCTCTATAACAACTGGGAGCACATGAAGGGCTCCATAGCCCGGCAGTCCCTgtga